One window from the genome of Gimesia aquarii encodes:
- a CDS encoding type III pantothenate kinase — translation MSQPLQQLVIDVGNSRIKFVSLITNFKAGETQQLPLVKNACSTLIEEPIPWEVIQSWFDGQQNNQCQTVVAGSNPGGIERVIQNWPQGTLQPPIEVLNTADFPLEICVEEPRKVGIDRLLNAVAANQLRDSAQGAIIIDTGTATTIDVVTPQGSFAGGAILPGFELSAKALHNYTALLPLIPVNDLRQEEPVVLGKNTTDAIRSGLFWGQLGAIRELVCQQRDQLLPNAKQVVPLILLSGGGSALLASHLKGYVRFEPLLTLQGLAIVAQKICGSK, via the coding sequence ATGTCACAACCACTTCAACAATTAGTCATTGATGTCGGTAACAGCCGAATCAAATTTGTTTCACTGATAACAAACTTCAAAGCAGGAGAGACTCAACAGCTTCCGCTTGTCAAAAATGCCTGCTCAACATTGATAGAAGAACCCATCCCCTGGGAAGTGATTCAAAGCTGGTTTGATGGGCAACAAAACAACCAATGTCAGACTGTTGTTGCTGGTTCTAACCCTGGAGGTATCGAACGAGTCATTCAAAATTGGCCACAAGGTACGCTACAGCCCCCTATAGAGGTTCTTAATACGGCCGATTTTCCACTTGAAATCTGTGTCGAAGAGCCTAGGAAAGTGGGCATTGACCGTTTACTCAACGCAGTTGCCGCAAATCAGCTTCGAGATTCAGCACAAGGAGCGATCATTATCGATACCGGTACCGCTACAACAATTGATGTCGTCACTCCCCAAGGCAGTTTTGCAGGGGGCGCGATTTTACCAGGTTTTGAATTGTCTGCCAAAGCACTGCATAACTATACTGCCCTACTTCCTCTGATCCCTGTTAACGACTTGCGGCAGGAAGAACCTGTCGTGTTAGGTAAGAATACCACCGACGCAATTCGCAGTGGACTCTTCTGGGGACAACTGGGAGCCATTCGAGAACTTGTCTGTCAACAACGGGATCAATTATTACCCAATGCAAAACAAGTCGTACCTCTCATTTTATTATCTGGTGGTGGCTCCGCTCTATTGGCTTCACATCTCAAAGGATATGTACGATTTGAACCGTTACTCACATTGCAGGGGCTCGCAATAGTAGCTCAAAAAATCTGTGGTTCTAAATAA
- a CDS encoding GTPase: MSDRSETNSHSACSAALLTPRGRGAVATIRVHGEPHRLTDMINAYFQAANQKSFDQHPLNRIVYGLWGQSNNEDLVICRLDPETVDIHCHGGLAAIERILNNLESQSCEIQTWQELMKKSQPALNVELQETLIAATTFRTAEILLRQSQGLLSAAFKALLPDSKTAFDSDQLQSQIRGLLRWKNLGLHLSTPWRVVLAGRPNVGKSSLINALLGYDRSIVFDEAGTTRDVLTATTAIEGWPFQFSDTAGIREQAAPLEAAGIQRAEQILAEADCQVILLDTSQPAHADDHRLLSQWPDSIVVAHKADLPQQWDAALPKQAIAVSSKTNSGLDTLMKQLVKRLIPEIPDENTAIPVTVRQTRLLEEASLALEDSEHQMCCKLIQQLISVD, encoded by the coding sequence ATGTCAGATCGTTCCGAAACTAACTCTCATTCTGCCTGCTCTGCCGCACTCCTCACCCCCCGCGGCAGAGGGGCTGTCGCGACCATTCGTGTCCACGGTGAACCGCACCGGCTGACAGACATGATCAATGCTTATTTTCAGGCGGCGAACCAGAAATCGTTCGATCAACACCCACTCAATCGCATTGTGTACGGACTCTGGGGCCAATCCAATAACGAAGATCTTGTGATATGTCGCCTTGATCCGGAAACCGTTGATATTCACTGTCATGGTGGACTGGCAGCCATTGAACGGATTCTGAATAACCTGGAGTCCCAAAGTTGCGAAATTCAAACGTGGCAGGAATTAATGAAAAAATCGCAGCCAGCACTGAATGTGGAGCTTCAGGAAACACTGATTGCTGCCACAACATTTCGAACTGCTGAGATTTTGCTGCGACAATCACAGGGATTATTATCTGCTGCATTCAAAGCGTTATTACCCGATAGTAAAACTGCCTTTGATTCCGATCAACTTCAATCACAAATCCGGGGGCTGCTTCGCTGGAAAAACTTGGGGTTGCATCTAAGCACTCCCTGGCGTGTTGTGTTAGCTGGTCGTCCGAATGTGGGTAAATCAAGTTTAATCAATGCGCTCCTGGGTTATGATCGATCCATTGTTTTTGATGAGGCAGGCACCACACGTGATGTATTGACGGCAACGACAGCAATTGAAGGCTGGCCGTTTCAGTTTTCTGATACAGCAGGAATCCGTGAACAGGCCGCTCCACTGGAAGCAGCTGGTATTCAACGTGCTGAACAGATTCTGGCTGAAGCCGACTGCCAGGTAATCCTGCTAGATACCAGTCAACCCGCTCATGCAGACGACCACCGTTTGCTTTCACAATGGCCAGATTCAATTGTGGTCGCTCATAAAGCCGATCTCCCCCAACAATGGGATGCTGCTCTCCCCAAACAGGCTATTGCTGTTTCATCTAAAACCAATTCAGGTCTTGATACACTGATGAAACAACTGGTAAAACGGCTTATACCAGAAATCCCTGATGAGAACACGGCGATTCCAGTCACAGTAAGGCAGACCAGACTGTTAGAAGAAGCAAGTCTGGCACTCGAAGACTCTGAGCATCAAATGTGCTGCAAACTGATTCAACAATTAATCTCAGTAGACTGA
- a CDS encoding glycoside hydrolase family 15 protein — protein sequence MDGSTFHSLKQSLETVKETEQLISFLDSKETFSFPALKNGLFPAAIAHESTGYQSIWVRDNIHIAHALFAVGKEKPACKAMATLTDYFIKHRDRFDDIISGKYQAAEIMKRPHIRFDGNTLAEIDEKWAHAQNDALGYYVWLYSLLLKQAKLTPDKESVELLAAFVRYFEKIQFWEDADSGHWEEARKIEASSIGTVVSALMMLKCYLDQSENWNHFTFGKKRVMPELMNELIEQGQSTLSQILPAECVQADPLLARKYDGALLFLIYPLGLVRDEMAESIMEDVRTHLMGEYGIRRYQGDSYWCADYKEMFSEDDRTSDFSENQAKRDRLLKPNQEAQWCIFDSILSVIYGQRFLKSEHSEDAQKQRFHLDRSLNQLTTHESTFGPYRCPESYYLEKGKYVPNDITPLLWTQANLMMALHQWKQTVAQR from the coding sequence ATGGATGGCAGCACGTTTCACTCTTTAAAACAATCTCTGGAGACGGTTAAAGAAACAGAACAACTAATCTCATTCCTGGATTCGAAAGAGACATTTTCTTTCCCCGCTTTGAAGAATGGCCTCTTTCCTGCGGCGATCGCTCATGAATCGACAGGATATCAGAGTATCTGGGTACGAGATAATATTCATATTGCTCATGCATTATTTGCAGTCGGCAAAGAGAAGCCGGCTTGTAAAGCAATGGCGACTTTAACCGATTACTTTATCAAACACAGAGATCGTTTTGATGATATCATTTCTGGAAAATATCAAGCAGCGGAAATCATGAAACGTCCCCATATTCGATTTGATGGGAACACGCTTGCAGAAATCGATGAAAAGTGGGCTCACGCTCAAAATGATGCATTGGGCTATTACGTTTGGTTATATAGTCTTTTGTTAAAGCAAGCGAAGTTGACGCCTGATAAAGAATCAGTAGAACTGCTGGCAGCGTTTGTACGTTATTTTGAGAAGATTCAATTCTGGGAAGATGCAGACAGTGGTCACTGGGAAGAGGCCCGTAAGATCGAAGCTTCCAGCATTGGTACAGTCGTCTCTGCATTGATGATGTTGAAATGTTATCTGGATCAAAGTGAAAACTGGAACCATTTTACATTTGGCAAAAAACGCGTTATGCCTGAATTGATGAATGAATTAATTGAGCAGGGACAATCAACTCTATCACAAATTCTTCCTGCTGAATGCGTCCAGGCCGACCCACTGCTGGCCCGAAAATATGATGGCGCCCTGTTGTTTTTAATTTACCCTCTCGGACTCGTTCGAGATGAGATGGCAGAATCCATTATGGAAGATGTCAGAACACATTTGATGGGGGAATATGGAATTCGTCGTTATCAGGGAGATTCATACTGGTGCGCAGACTATAAGGAAATGTTTAGCGAAGACGACAGAACAAGTGATTTCAGTGAAAACCAGGCAAAGCGGGATCGACTATTGAAGCCAAATCAGGAAGCTCAGTGGTGTATTTTCGATTCCATTTTATCTGTGATCTATGGACAACGATTTCTGAAATCAGAACATTCTGAAGATGCTCAAAAACAACGTTTCCATCTGGATCGCTCACTCAATCAGCTCACGACGCACGAATCAACTTTCGGTCCTTATCGCTGTCCTGAATCCTATTATCTGGAAAAAGGGAAGTATGTTCCCAATGACATCACTCCGTTGTTGTGGACTCAGGCCAATTTGATGATGGCGCTCCATCAATGGAAGCAGACAGTTGCGCAACGATGA